The DNA segment AACAGATTCAAATTGCAAGAGATGAGGGTTTTGAGAAAAGGGGACAAGGTGAGGGAAAAATCTATCCATAGCCACAAAAATAACAAATACTGACAAACATTGATGAACACAAGGCAGGTTCATAAGAAAATGAAGTTTCTAGGTCGACTTTGAGTCGAATCTCTTCGAGATTCCCTCAGATAACAACAAAAATCGAACAACCAACAGAGGTAGTAGGCTAGACGGGGTAGCAAATCACTAGATAATCCCATATTTGGTCAGATATCGAAGGGATTTGGGGGATTTCGGGGTGATGCCACTCTAGGGTTTAGGGTTGTCCGAGAGGGAAGAGAGGACGAGAGCATTTGGGGGTGGTGGTTCTTAGGAAATTACTTAGGGTTTTGGGGGTTAGGTTAGCTAAAAAAGGAAGGTTTGTTCTGGACCATTGATCtcttgagatcaacggccaagattggTTCCGAGCTGGGGCGGGTTAGATGGAGATTGGGTTGGGGTCCGAATTTAGATATAGTCAAAGgggttatttgttaaatacccaatttattAATAGAATAATTTGTAAATATagttaattaaatgataaaagatGATTTTTTATGCATgaagatgatttaaaataattacttagtattataaaaatataaaaggttattTTCTTGTGAAGTAAGGCAATTATGCACACATGAGCTaatattgcaaagttattgcaattataactcTAATATGTACATATGGCTATTTGTGAAATACTCAAAGctcaatataaatataaatgataaaattaatcaaataaaattatcataaaatCATTTGTtatgcaattagtaattatttatatACTAAAATtctagaataaattaattaaaatctctttacaaaatacaagaaaattatggaaaaatactagttgatgctcatgcattgttttgaaagtatatatgcattttatAATATATGATAAAAAAACTGGGTATCAACAGgtgcccctctttatccgggaagattaaaagagttttcgggtaaagaaatgatgacagATTTTGACCGACTgggtgttttgaaaaatataggccgAACCCTAGTCTTTGagttacctacatatccctggttttataggaatcaggtcatGTATAGTTCTAGACCCAACGGTGGATGAAGTCGATGGGATGGTAGTATGTTTCAGGAAGGTTCTCTTCTCGGGGAGGATAGCATCAGAGGGGTTTATGCTAAGGCATGAATATGAGCCTGAAATGTAATTGATGTATCATAGGGCGAGTATCTGAACGGTCATAGAGTAAAGGCGAATGATAATGGGAATTGGTTAAGTGGCAGAGTATAAGTGGTACGGGAAAATACCAGAGCGAATGTTGCTCCCGTTTGAAGAACAGTTACCTCCTGGATTttctgcaaaacttaaaacatgaCTTATGCTAATATTTAGATTATTGAgagaatttaaacgtgatgcaaaatccctttggaccatgaaaggttGTCTTTAGACAGTgaagatgatgtccttagaccatgacgtcttgGGCCATAAACCATGAGTTAAGGATtcacatgccatgaaatgatgttctcgggccatgagaatagtgcctctgaaccatgacgcctttgaataatgatgtgcagtattgagagatcctcaggccatgacatggtgtcttcaagCTATGAGggtgatgccttcggactatgacgcctttagACAAGTTGGCTATACATCAGCCCATGAAGTGTAGAGACATGATATTAAGGGTAATATCAAAGCAATGCTTAGCGGAGTTTTGGGGCAGAGTTTATCCCCGAGAGAAGAAGGAAATGCAAAGTTTTAGAATAGAGCGACAATTATACAAGGGAAGACAATGCTAAGTCCCCacgagaaggcaatgcttagccttatgcaaataaggaggtagggcttagcctcatgcaagatgtgagacagagcttagtctcatgcaatgagaaggcaatgcttagccttatacaaatgaggaggtagggcttagcctcatgcaatatttgagacagggcttagtctcatgcaaaaagaaggcaatgcgtagccttatgcaaataagggagatagggcttagcctcatgcaagatttgagacagggcttagtctcatgcaaagagaaggcaattcttagcctcatgcaaataagggaggcagggcttagccgcATGAAAGATttaagacagggcttagtctcatgcaaagagaaggcaatgttgagacttatgcaaataaggggtgcagggcttagcctcatgcaagatttcaGATAGGtcttagtctcatacaaagatAAGGCAATGCTTAACCTTATACAAATAAGGGAAGCatgtcttagcctcatgcaaagagaaggtcgTGCATAGCCTTATGTAGTGAACAAGTAACAAATAGGAGCATAATATTTCTTAGCTGAAGGTATATTTGCATCTCGTGGCCTGACTGTTATGAGGATAGTGACTTTGATATGTATATTTGCGAATACTCCTGTTATGTTCactgtgcctgcatccaaaggaAAATCGTGCATTTTGTAAGGGGGGGTGGTTCATGCTCTTGTCTTAACTTTCCGTTTTGTTCTGCTTTGGGAATCCTGTTCGAGTTACCCTAGGTAACACCTAGCTGCCATAGAAATGAAGTTTTCAAAAATACATTCTTATTgatgaaatagagttattttagaaaacatagtgatatgtaatatcaagtaaattagatgaactaatgactgtaacaCTTTTTAGAGACGTTGCAGCTTCCTTGcgatagaattttgagggtcctcctcaaaattctaccccagtttgatctTTTGGTCATTCTGTGTGTAGCGAAATTTATTGGAtctgctccgaaattttgagaatccttctcaaaattgaGCCCCAGTTACTTAACTGGTTTCTGACTTTCTGGCATATGATGGTATTGGCTGGACTTGTtgtggaattttgagggtcctcctcaaaattttgtcCCAGTTTCTGGTTCTAAGAGAAAATGAAGATTATATTAAGATATGACTGAACCCACAGGGctacctatgtatcccctcttaaatgggaatcaggtcaagcgtagttcagttacatcagatgaacgagtgtaaacaatctaaacatagtatatcttgactgcatctgaattgataggttttggccaaacttctccgtccatttctgcaagtattaatgctcctcctattagcacccggtgaaccatgtaaggaccttgccagttaggagagaatttccctttggcttcatcttgatgcgggaagatcttcttcaataccaacTATCCcagtgtgaattgtcttggtttgacccttttgttgaaagctctggacattttgttctgataaagctgaccatgacatactgcttcATTCTTTTCCTGTCTATAAGGGTCAgttgctcatagcggctccttatccattctatatcactgagttcggcttcttgtatgattcttaaagaaggaatttctacctcggtgggAATGCCAGCTttagtaccataaaccagtaaataaggagttgccccagttgatatACGGACTGTGGTACGGTACCCCaatagggcaaagggtaacttctcgtgccattgtttgtgatttcATACCatattccttagtatcttcttgatgttcttgttggaaGATTCCACAACTCCGTTAATTTAAGGGTTGTATGTTGTAGAGTTTCTATGCTTAATTTTGAAGGTtacacacatggctttcattagatcactgttgagattggcagaattatcagtgatgatggactcgggaaccccgaatcggcaaacaatatgatccttgacaaaatctgcgacgactttcttggttatagtTTTGTAAGATGCAGcatagcctctacccattttgtgaagtaatcgatggccactaaaatgaactgGTGCCTATTTGAAGTGGTGGGCTCAATCATACCGATGACATCTATTCCCCAGGCATTAAAAGGCTAAGGTGTGCTTGTTGCATTGAACTCATTtggtggtacctttatcatgtctgcatgtacctgGCATTGGTGGCATTTCTATACGTACAGGATGCAATCTGTtttcatggtcatccaaaaatatccagctctgagtattttcttggctagaacaaaaccattcatatatgGTCCACAAGTTCTGGCATGTATCTCCTCGAGCAATCTGGAAGCTTCCTTTGcatcaacacaccttaacaacccTAGGTCAGGAGTTTTTCTATACAGGGTCcctccgctttggaagaagtgattggatagcCTCCGCATAGTGTatttctgagtatggtttgcttgctctggatattctcctctcgccaaatattctttgatgtcgtggaaccaaggttttccatccgtttcttcttcaaTATGAGCACAGTAAGCCGGTTGGTTATGGATTTTTACCGtgatgggatcgatgaaattcttgtctggatgttgtatcatggatgataaggTGGCCAGTACGTCtgcaaactcattttgaattctgtgcacatgtttgaattctatctttgtgaatctcttcatcaactcctgcacatgatacaagtagggaagtatcttggtgttc comes from the Nicotiana sylvestris chromosome 4, ASM39365v2, whole genome shotgun sequence genome and includes:
- the LOC138890090 gene encoding uncharacterized protein; translated protein: MGLNLVINMNIQELLVIDDSDLLVHQVQGEWATKNTKILPYLYHVQELMKRFTKIEFKHVHRIQNEFADVLATLSSMIQHPDKNFIDPITVKIHNQPAYCAHIEEETDGKPWFHDIKEYLARGEYPEQANHTQKYTMRRLSNHFFQSGGTLYRKTPDLGLLRCVDAKEASRLLEEIHARTCGPYMNGFVLAKKILRAGYFWMTMKTDCILYV